A region of the Mesobacillus jeotgali genome:
GGCAAAAATAATGAACGTCTGCTGTTCGCGTGGGCTGGGATGGGGGAGATTGATTACCCATCCGATAATGAACAATGGGCACACTGCCTGTCCATTCCGCGTGAACTTGATATCGTGAACGGGAAGCTGGTACAAAAGCCTGCCCAGGAATTGAAACAGCTTAGGAAAAATGCGAAAGCTGGCGATGTAGTATTAGAGACGGCTGGCAGCGTAGAGATCGGCATTGGAGAACAGTATGAACTGGAACTCGATTTCACCGGAATGGAAGCGGACAAATTTGGGCTGGAACTTTTTGCTTCTGAAAAAGAAGGGCTTGTCCTCGAATTTAATCGCAGCGGGAAGACTGTGAGCGTGAACCGGGAAAAATTCGAAGCGGCCTTCGGCGGTGAATATGGATTTGTAAGAAGTTCTGAGCTGGAAATCGATGACACAGTGAAGGTTCAGGTGTTAGTTGACCGCAGTATTGCGGAAGTTTTCATCAATGATGGTGAAGTAGTATTCACTACGCGGGTTTTCCCTAATGAAGAATCGAACGGGATAAGGATTTTCGCTGATGGGAAAGTCAGCTGCAGCTATGAAAAGCATGAACTGGCACAGGGAATTTCGTTTTAGGAGTGAGAAGGATGACAAAGCTTTATTCGATTGGGGAGGTATTGATTGATTTTATCCCCCAGCAAAAGGGTGCAGCGCTGAAGGATGTTATGTCTTTCGAGCGTGCTCCAGGCGGGGCTCCAGCCAATGTTGCCGCTGCTGTTGCCAAATATGGGCATGCAGCCTCGATGATCACAAAGCTTGGGGAAGACGCTTTTGGTGACTTTTTGGTTGAACAACTGGAGAACGCCGGCGTTGAAACAGCCAAAGTTCTCCGTACGAAAGAAGCCAATACTGGTCTTGCGTTTGTTTCGCTGAAAGACGATGGCGAGAGGGACTTCTCCTTTTACCGCAAGCCATCAGCGGACCTGCTTTTTACTGAGGAAGAGGTGAAGGCAGAATGGTTTGCAAAGGGGGACGTACTTCATTTTTGTTCGGTGGATCTTGTTGAAAGCCCAATGAAGCAGGCACATAAACGTGCAATTTCTTTAATGAAGGAAAAAGACGGCCTGATCAGCTTTGATCCTAATGTCAGGCTGCCGCTCTGGGACAATCCCGACGATTGCCGATCAGCTATCCTCGAATTTTTGCCGCATGCGCATATTGTGAAAATTTCCGATGAAGAACTGGAATTCATCACAGGAATAAGCGATGTTGAAGACGCCATCCAATCCCTTTTTACAGGAGATGTTCAGGCAGTGGTCTTTACGAAGGGTGCAGACGGGGCTGATCTTTATGTAAAAAACAGCAAATGGGAGTCAGCTGGCTATAAAGTAGATGTCCAGGACACGACTGGTGCTGGTGACGCGTTTATCGGCGGATTCCTTTACAAGCTGCTTGAAGCTGGAGCGGAGCCGAAAAACCTTGCAGCAATTTTGAGCGAGAAGCACGAGGAAATTCTTCAATTTGCCAATGCCAGTGGAGCATTGACTGCCGCAGGCAAAGGGGCGATTTCCGCACTGCCTGAAAAGGAACAGGTACTTAACTTTATCAAGGAACAATAATAGGCCCATCAATAAGGGCCTTTTTCTATTTCTTGAAGCACGAGTTGGGGCTAATTTTCACTTTTAGAAATGAGGAAAGTTTCTCCTGCCTGGGATCATCTTTTACTAGATGGTTTTCGTGCAATTTTCCCCGCATTAATCGTCCTGCTATGCTGAAACATTTCCCAATGTTCGCCAGATAAGGGTTCCAATAGATAACTTGCTGGAAGTTTGATATATTTATAGAAGTTTATTAGAGGGAAAGCAGGGGAGAAAATGGGCTTTAAAAAGAAGCAATATTTTGGATTGGGTCTTACGCTGTTATTTTTGTTCCTCTTATTGATTACAATCCTGGCGATGATGAATTCAATCAAGGGAAACCTGCTTGAAATTGTCGAGGATCGTTATTATAAGGTGAGCGAGGTAACAAGTATCAGGCAGCAACTGTACCAGAATGACCGAAACCTAGTTCAAATGATCACAGAATATGGGGAATCCGATAGGTCTAATATACAGGCCCCCAATGCCTCTGGAAAACAGATGGATATCAGTGACAGACTGGTTGAGCTGGAATCCATTTTGAACCGGAATAAATCCAAAGTAATGGTATCCCAGGTGCAGGAAGCTTACCAGGAATATGAGGCAATGGAGAACGAGATTTATCGGCAAATTGCCAGTGGGGCGAGCCAAAGTGACGTGCGTGCTGTATACCAGGAAGACATGCTGGTTAGGGATCAGCTGTTTGATAAAATAGATGAGTTTAAAGAATATCAGGAAACCTTGATGGATGGAGCGATGAAGGAAGCCACGGGAACCTATGACAATCTTGTCATAGGATTAATTGGACTGGTTGTCCTTGCGATTGCCCTGATTACAGGCGTGATGCTCTGGGTAATCCGGGATACTGTTGGCACGGTGAATTCCTTTACAGAGACGATCAAGAAGGTGAATTATGATGACTTGTCATCAATCCCGCGGATGGATGCAGAAGTTCAAGGTGAATTCGGGGAGATTGCCCGGGCTTACAATTCGATGGCTGTTTCCATCGAGGAGCTGACAGAGAAAGAACAGAAGTACAATGATGAGATGGAAGAACAAAACTGGATTCAATCGAACTCAGTCGATATAGTGAAGCTATACAGCAGGGAAGTGACGGTTTCATCTCTGGCTGAAAACTTCATTAAAAAACTGACGCCGATCATGGATGGAAATCTGGGTGCTTTTTATCTTAAAGATGAATCGAATGGAAGGCCTTATTTTAAGAAGGTCGCTTCTTACGCAGACGATGCCGGACGGAATGGCTTCTTCGCAGGTGAAGGCATAATTGGGCAATGTGCTGCCGAGAAACAAACAGTGATTATGAATGATATCCCTGCGGATTACAGGGTGATTTCTACAGGTCTCGTGGATGTCACACCGAAGAGTATTATTATGGCGCCTGTCATGCTAAAGGATGAAGTGGTCGCCGTAGTTGAAATTGCGGGAATAACCGGGTTTACACTGGCTGGTCAGAAGCTTCTTGACAATGTCCTGGAAACTCTCGGAATTGGACTGGCCAATATCATCGGCAGGATGGAAGTGGAGCGCTTATTGCTTGAATCACAGGCCCAGACGGAAGAGCTCCAGGCACAATCCGAAGAGCTGCAGTCCCAATCAGAGGAATTGCAGTCACAGTCTGAAGAATTACAAATGCAGACGGAGGAGCTGCGGATGATGAACGAGCAGCTGGAAGAGCGGACACATGATGCGGAACTGAAATCCGAGGAGCTCCAAGCTGCCAAGGAAGATTTAGAAAAGCAAGCGAGTGAGCTTGAACAAAGTTCGACCTATAAATCGGAATTCCTCGCGAACATGTCCCACGAACTCCGTACACCATTAAACAGTATCCTGCTTCTTTCCGAGATGATGCTTGATGATGAAGAGCATGGCCTTTCGGATGAACAAAAGGAATTCTCGAAGGTAATCCATTCGTCCGGCCAGGATCTGTTGAATTTGATTAATGACATCCTTGATCTGTCCAAGGTTGAAGCAGGCAAACTGGAAGTAAGCTTTGAAGAGGTCTTCCTTGATGAGTTTACGGAAAGAATTGAACGGCAGTTCGCCCAGGTTGCAAAAAGTAAGAATATCGAATTTACCGTCGAGAAGACGGAGGATGTTACGCCAATCATCTATACGGATGAACAAAGGCTGCAGCAGATCCTGAAGAATTTACTTTCCAATGCCTTCAAGTTTACGGAAAAAGGCTCAGTCTCCGTAAGAATCGAGAAGGCGGACGAGAAAGAAACGCTGGGCTGTCCGCTCAAAGGCCAGTCCGATACATGGGTGAAATTCTCGGTGACGGATTCGGGGATTGGCATTCCGAAAGACAAGCAGCGCATGATTTTTGAAGCCTTCCAGCAAGTGGATGGCGCAATCATGAGGAAGTATGGCGGAACTGGCCTTGGCCTATCGATTTCAAGAGAATTTTCACTCCTTTTGGGAGGAATTTGCAAGGTGGAAAGCAGGGAAGGATTGGGAAGCACTTTTACAGTGATCATCCCAAACCTGCCAGATGGCTATCCTGCCATAGCTGACTTTGAAGTGAATGATCAGGTGGCTGCAGCGATTGACCAGCCAGCAAAAATGGCGCCGATTTTGCCAGAATCACCGCAATTGGAAGAGGAAATCATTGTCGGGAAAACGACGGTCCTGACGGGTAAAACCGTCATCATCGCAGACGATGACCACCGCAATATTTTCACCCTGAAAAATGTCCTGCAAAAAGAGGGCATGAACGTGATCACAGCTGATAATGGGGCCGACTGCCTCGAAAAGATGAAGGAAATCGAGCAGGTCGATATCGTCCTTATGGATATCATGATGCCGGTCATGGATGGCTATGAAGCGATCAGGCAAATCCGCTGGAATGAGGAAAACCAGGATTTGCCAATCATTGCTTTGACTGCCAAGGCGATGAAGGGCGACCGGGAAAAATGCCTTGATGCAGGAGCGAGTGATTATATCAGTAAACCGATGAAGCTGGACCAGTTATTGTCAGCCATGCGTGTTTGGCTGTCATAGAAGCTTGTGACGATGAGGATGAAAGCAGAGGGTTGAATGGTGAAAAACGAAGATTTAGAGCTTGAATTGCTTTTGTTGGCTGTCTATCGCCTGTCCGGCTATGACTTCAGGAATTATATGCGTTCCTCGATCATGAGGCGGACGACCGCAAGAATGAATGCTGAAAAATTGTCCAGCATTACAAGTTTGACCGAAAAAATCATCCATGATGAGAGGGTTTTGAATGACATTCTGAAGGATTTTTCGATCAATGTCACCGAAATGTTCCGGGATCCCACTTTCTTCAAGGCAGTGCGTGAAGAAGTGATTCCGCTCTTGAGGGGTTTGCCTGAAATCAGAATCTGGCATGCAGGCTGTTCGACGGGGGAGGAGGCCTACTCGATGGCGATTTTAATCGAGGAAGAAGGCCTCTCTGACCGGACGAAAATCTATGCAACAGACATGAACGAAAGCGTTCTGGTAATGGCTGAATCTGGGATAATGCCATTGCGTAAAATGCAGGCATATACGAAAAATTACATCATGGCAGGAGGGAACAAGTCGTTCTCCGAGTATTATGATGCGGACAGCGAAGTTGCACGCCTGAAGCCATCATTGAAAAAAAATATCGTATTTGCTCAGCATAATCTGGTGACTGATGGCTCCTTTAATGAATTCCATCTGATCATCTGCCGCAATGTCCTGATCTACTTCAACCTGGACCTGCAGCGGCAAGTATTCCAGCTGTTTGATGAAAGCCTCAGCCATAGAGGTTTCCTGGGCCTTGGCACAAAGGAAACGGCCAGGCCTGAGCTTGGCTTTTTGGAAGCCTTCAATACGAGGGAGAAGCTTTATCGCAAAAAATAATCTTGTTCAAAGCAGTGGGGAAAAATCCACTGCTTTTTGTATTTTACTAGATTGTAATATGGTAAAATTGGGAAAAAGTGCTAATCATGATTGCATGGTCAAGACGGAGGTCAAAAAATGGCATCGGGTATTTATACAATCCTGTTCATTGGCAGTATCCTGTTTTTAGCACGAAAAAAGGCAGAGGAAGAGGCTAATTTCCTGTCTAAGATTATGGGATTTTTTTTGCTGGGTGCATTTAATTTTACTTTTAATGAGGTTTCACTTCCGCTTGGTTTTTTCGTGTATATATTGTTTTTTCGGCCAAAGTTGAATGCTGATGTAAAACGGTTGGCTGCTATTCTTGGTGTATTGGTTTTTATCCTGACCTTCTGGATTTTTCCTCAATGGGAAAACCGCCCGAAATCCATCGAACATGAACTTGGCTCCGTGTATACGATGGACTTTAGTGCTGAAGATGAAAGGATCAGGCAGGAACTAAAACTTGAGGACAAAAATTGGAAACTTGAGGATTTGGAAGTGGAATATGCTAAAGATGGCAGAATAATAGATTAAAATGGCAACTGGCAGGTCAAAATGCCAATCATTTTGATTTCTATAAAATTCGATATGATTCTGGCAAGATATGAGTAGGGAGGGTACATTGTGAACAAAGCACTCCAATTTATTATAGAAATCATTAGAGTATTTCTTATTTTATTTATAGGCCTATTAATTTTAGGTTATGTAGAACAAAAAATTATTAAATTACTTGGGTTTACAGAATTTAATTGGACACTTATCTTTATTGCTGATCTCTTGTTGATATATATTTATTATAAGAATAAACTTCAATTCACAGGTTGGTTTAAAAGCACTCATAATAAAGCCCTATCTAAAAGTGGTACTAGGTTTGCACTTGGTGCAGCAATATTTTGTTTTATTTTAGGAATAGTAACTAACATTATACTTTAAAATTGTTACAGGCCTTAAAACATATAAACTCTCTAAAGGTAAACCGTTCCGTTATTAGGTGCATAATAATAAAGTGACATATAAAATCGCGTAGAATTATTTGCGCCATTTTTTCTCATCTGACAGCTTTTTTTGAATATGCACAGTAATAGACAATCAAAAACGCTAATGACAACACTTGTTGTACAAGGATAATAGGTTGTAAATTTGAGTGCCAATTTAATGTGTTGAAAATTGCTTGGACACGAAGTAAGTTTGTGATGAAATGTACTTAAACTATCGGGTGCTAATCTTCAATAGTAGAGTTAGACTTTAAACGGTTTGGCCACTAAACAAATAAACGAATTTAATCAACTCTTTTAAATCAAGATTAAGCAGAGTGAATTTTCACTCTGCTTTTTCCTATATTCACTATCTCGACTGGATCAGCACGCAGCACATATCATCGGCCCCGGCTTCCTTCTGTTCAGGAGTCAGAATCAGGTCTAGCGGCTCTTTATCCATGGCATCCGCCAAAGGGGCCATGGTGATTTTTTTCAGATATTCCGTACCTGCCTGCTCGTATTTGTCGATGGCTTCGTGGACACCGTCTGTGCAGATTAATAGCTGCAGTGATTTGGAATAATTGATTGTCTTTTTGTTCGTATGTATTTCTGAGAAAAAACCCACTGCACAGGTATTGCTCTTCAATTCCTCAATGTGGTTCCCATCTATCATCGCATGTGCTGTTGGATGACCGGCATTTATGTATTCGATTTTCCGCTGATGTGTATCGAGTGTCAGGTAAATAGCGGTGAAGTAATAAGGGATTTTTTGATTATGCAGGTTGAGCGAATTCATCCATCTGTTCAATTCTCCAATCACAAATTCGGGGTCAGGATTTGTGCGGATCGCATCGCGAAGGACAGAGGAAATGAACATGCAAACAAGAGATGATGAAATGCCGTGCCCCATCATATCCAGCTGAATGACTGCATAACGATTGCTATCAATTTTATGCCAGTAATACAGGTCCCCGGCAAGCTTGAAGGCTGGAAGGTAAGATGCTTTAATCATAATCTGATCTTCGTGGACAGGCTGGCTGAGCAGGCTGGTTTGGACCTGCATAGAGAGTTCCAGCTCGTTGACTATTTTTTCTTCCTGCTTCTTGTGCCAATCCTTCTCATATTTTAACCTTAGAGCGACTCTGATTCGTGCCAGAAGCTCTGTTTTCTTGATTGGTTTCATCAAGTAATCCATTCCACCGGCGTCGAGCGCCTCAACAACCTTACCCGTATCCTCGAGTGCGGTCACAAAAATGACCGGGATATCTTTTAAATGTGGGTTTTCCTGAAGGCGGCGGCAAGCCTCAATCCCGTCCACTTCAGGCATCATGATATCCATCAGGATGACATCCACCTGTTCTGCGACGATATATGGGTTATCCGATTCCAGATATCCGAATAAATCATGGGCAGAAGTGAAGGATAGATGATCCTTATAGCCTGCGCGGTTCAATAGTTTCTCAATTACAAATAAATTCGCTTCATTATCATCGACGATCAGAATACTCATATGTAATTCATCTCCAACTTTGATTCAACATATTTATGTACCCATCATACCATCCCTTAAACAAGATTTTATAAAATAAGCATAACGTTGATGTAAATTAATTCCACTTTAACCATAGTAAGGGAGCGCCGATATAATTTAATAGACATGTATATACTAAGGATTTTTTAGGAAGCGGGTGACCTTTTTGCAGCCAGATTTAAATAACCGGTCTCTTTTTGATGTATATAAATCCTTATTTGATTTTAATCATGATGGGTGTTATGCCCTTGATCTGGAAGGGAATTTTATCATTTTTAATGAAGAGGCGACCTCAGTAACGGGTTATACGCCTGAAGAGGCAATGGAAATGAATTTTATTTCCATTGTTCATGAGGATTATATTGAGGGAACAATCCAGCACTTTGAACGGGTCATTAAAGGAGAGCGTGAACGTTTTGAAACGGTGATCTTACGAAAGGGGACAAGCGAGCGGGTCAATCTGATGCTGACAGCTGTCCCAATAAAGGTAGGAGAGGACATACTTGGTGTGGTCGGCTGTGCGCAGGATATTACAGAAAAGAAGGAACTCGAGGCCCTGTTAAGCGGGCAAAACCGCATTCTTGAAATGATGGCGAAAGGCCTGCCTTTTCAGGCGGTGCTTGATGAAATTGTGCTTTTCATTGAGGGCTTTACCCAGGGGGCGTACTGCTCAATATTGCTTGCGGATGAAGAGGGGAAGAAGTTGCAGCATGGATCGTCCCCTCACTTGCCTGCAGTATATAATAAGGCAGTCGACGGGATTCCAATCGGCCCGACAATCGGTTCTTGCGGCACAGCCGCATACTGGCGAAAAACTGTAGTTGTGACGGATATTGGGAGCGATCCATTATGGGAAGATTACCGAGACCTGGCACTATCCCATGACTTGAAGGCATGCTGGTCTTCCCCCGTTTTTGATAATGATGCCAAGGTAATTGGCACCTTTGGAATTTATTATTGCAGCGAAAGTCTTCCTCGCGATAAGGACATGGAAATCATCGCGAAAGCCACAGATTTAACCAGCCTGGTGATCCAGCATTATCGGGCAAAAGAAAAAATTGATTTTATGGCATATCATGATGCTTTGACAGGATTGGCCAACCGCCGGCTGTTTGACGAGCGGGCCGAAAAGGCGATTGTTGAGACAAAAGTGGACCGTGGTGAAAAAACGTGCTTGATGTTCCTGGATTTGGATCGATTCAAGTATGTCAATGATTCTTTAGGGCATTCAATTGGTGACCGGCTGCTTGTGCTTGTGTCCGAGAAACTGAAAAAGTGCCTTGGCGGAGGTGCCTTTTTCTCAAGGCAGGGCGGTGACGAGTTCACGGTTTTACTGGAGCATACGACCAGAGAAAAAGCCGAAGCCCTCGCACGTACAATCCTCATTGCCTTAGAGGAGCCTTTTGTGATGGATGGCACCGATATTTTCATCACTACCAGTGTGGGAATGAGTTTTTACCCGGAAGACGGCGAAGATGTAGACGTGCTGTTGAGTAAAGCGGATGTGGCGATGTACCAGGCAAAAAAGCAGGGGCGCAATAACTATCAAGTGTACGATGTGCTGCTAGACCGGAAAGCCTTTGATAGGCTGCAGATTGAAAATGAGCTCCGTAAAGCGCTTGAGAGAGACGAGTTCGTACTCCATTATCAGCCGATTGTGAACCTTTGCAAAAATGAGATCAAAGGGGCAGAAGCACTCATCCGCTGGAAAAATGACAGAATAGGGTTGGTGTCCCCGGATCAATTCATTCCAATCGCAGAAGAAACAGGTCTGATTATTCCGATTGGTGAATGGGTGCTGAAAACAGCCCTTCATCAGCTGAAGGATTGGCATGCGGAAGGAATGGAGGGTCTGACCATCTCGGTGAACCTCTCCATCCGCCAATTCTATCAGCCAAACTTAATTTCAATGATCAGGGAGGCTGTTGAATCAGCAAACGTTGACCCGTGCTTCCTGACAATCGAAATCACAGAAAGCATGACGATGGATGTGGAGAAAGCAAGCGTCATCCTGAGGGAATTGAAGAAGCTGGGCGTCAATATTTCCATCGACGATTTCGGCACTGGCTACAGCTCACTGAGCTATCTGAAAAGATTCCCGATCGACCACTTGAAAATCGATCGCTGCTTTGTTAAGGATATCGCCGAGAATAAAAATGATGAAAATATCGCGACAACCATTATCCTGATGGCACATAACCTCGGATTATCGGTCATTGCTGAAGGCGTTGAAACTGAAGATCAACTGATGCTGCTTAAGCAGCATCGCTGCAACGAAGCCCAAGGCTACCATTTCAGCAAGCCGGTGCCGGCAGAAGAGTTTAGCAAAATAAAAGTTCCTTCGTGATAAAGGTTCCATTTTGAGGGAGAAAAAAATAGCAACACTTTTTAAGAGGGTAAATAGCACATTATTTAGCCTCTTTTTATTTTAGTTAAAAAACTTAAGCTCCTAAACAACATTAGTAAGGTTTTGAAATTATAGAAAGAGTCCGGAAAAGTGTACCTTATTAACCATAGGGGCAGCAGAATTTTACCTAAAATCCTCTTTATTACAGGATTTCTGTTTTGTTTATAGAATATGGATACTGTAAAACTAATAAGGGAGGAATTAAAATGGGGGAAGTGAACGAGTTATTAGAACATTGGATGCGTCATAGGAGAGTAACCCAGGATTTATTAAATTTGATTGATAACGAGCATATCCACTATAAACCTTGGAATGATGCATTTTCACTAGGAGCCTTAGCGATTCATATCGCCGTGTCATCTGATATGTTTGTACAGGGCGTGAAAAATGGCGAATTTACTTTTACCTCTTCTTCGAATGAGTTTGAAACAATTGACGATATAAGAAACATTGTAAGTGAGTATACGGAGAAAACAAAATCGACTTTTAAAACATTATCTGATTCTGATTTGGGCAAACAATTGGATTTCAATCAATTTATTGCCTCAGGAAAAGTGTGGCTAACTTCAATGATTGACCATGAAATCCATCATAAAGGTCAATTATTTACTTACGCCCGGTTGATTGGAATAGAAAAACTGCCTTTTTTTACGATTCAACCTCCTAAACAATAAATACAGGTTGAATGGGCTACATCAGTTTCTTGCCTTTAGCATCAATTATAGAGGTTATTAGGAGATCGGGTGCGTTGATCCAGAAGGATTCAAGCACCTTTTTTATTGAAGGTTAACTCTAAATCACCCGAGTTGTAAGCCCCAAAAATCTAAGGGAGCAAATAGATTAGGAGGTATTAGATGAAACCGCGAATTTCAGTTATAACATTGGGTGTCGATAATTTGGAAAGGTCATTGAAATTCTACAAGGACGGGCTTGGGCTGCCAACAGAAGGAATAGTGGGTCAGGAATTTGAGCATGGTGCTGTGGCCTTTTTTAATTTACAATCAGGATTAAAACTCGCCATTTGGAATCGCAAAAATATAGCTCATGACACAAGCATAAACCAAACACTAATGAGTCCAACTGAATTTACGATTGGCCATAATGTGGGAAGTAAAGAAGAGGTCGATAGGGTAATGGAACAGGCGGGAAAGGCTGGTGCAATTATTACGGTTCCAGCACACGATACCTTTTGGGGAGGATACTCGGGATATTTCCAAGATCCAGACGGACATTTGTGGGAAATAGTTTGGAATCCGGAATGGGAATTTACAGAGGAAGATTAAGTGATTTGTTTCTGGTGAAAACACCCTAATGACTAGATTACAGCATAATCAAATTTGAAGGTTGCCAGCGTAATAATTTAGTAGCAATGATTCTGTTTAAAAAGTAAACTGCTAGTATGGTAGTGAATGGCTATTAAGTCTTAGTAAATATAAGATGTAAATTTTTTTAAAAAAAGGTGGAGGCATTTAGATGAAAACAGAACAACAGTATTTTGAAGAGGGAAAATCAATTCAAACTTATATGAATGATATGGATAAATTAAAAGAGGAAAGCTTTGCAGTTTATGAGCTATTTCAACTTCCTGCAGATGGATTTGCTTCAAAGTTAAAAGAAAATCAACTTCATTTCCTGACAATTACGGAGGATTGGTGTGGAGATGCGATGATGATTAATCCAGTTATTCGCAAATTAGCTGAAGCTGCAGATATTGAAATGCGCGTCGCCTTACGAGATGCAGATACAGATCTGATTGATCGTCACTTAACAAACGGCGGACGTGCCATTCCAATTATTTTAATTTTTAATAGTCAAGGAGATTTACTTGGAAAATGGGGACCTCGTGCCCCGAAAGTTCAACAAATAGTTGATGAGGTTCGTGCGGCATTGCCGCCAAAAGAGGATTCCACCTTTGCGGAAAAACAAAAAGAAGCCTTTGGTTCTTTAACAAAAAGGTATACAGAGGATCAAGTGCTATGGTCATATGTTTATGAAAGTTTTAAGGAGAAGATATTAGCTATTTTGAAGTCAGCATAATCAGCTCCCTTCAACGATTTTGAACTAGTTCTCCGGTTTGCCTTTGAATGTTGCATAATTGTTTTTGGTTTTATTTGTTGATAATTGTCGCTGGCTTATTATTTGTCTGATCAACCAGAGGGGGATTAGTTTGCTGGATTATTTAAAAAGAGACAGAAACTGGTTTTATATTCCATTAACTTTAGCAGCTGTCACGGTTATGATTTTTAATAGTACTGGACCTTGGGAAGGTCAGTTAAGAACCGTTGCCTTTGTGTTATTCACAATACTTTGTATAAGCTTCATAGTGTTATTTAGAAACTCCAAAGGGAGAATATTTGGAATAATAATTTATTATATTTTTTTCGGATTGGTTTCATTCTTTTAAGCTGGATTAAGATACCTTTTTGTTTATAGACTTATTTTGTTAAAGATGAAGTTCTGGAAATTATATTCAAAGAATGTCGTAAAGATGAACATTCTTACTGCATTGATTGAATACAAGGAATTTATTTTTGTGCTTATATTTTTAATTTTTTTTCTGTCTAATAGAAAGGCAAGGACCAATTTTTATGAATTTTGGAAGGGACATAAAATACGTATAATATTGTTTTTAATGCTGTTTTCCTTACCTTTCATAGTAGTAATTTTAATGCCTTTCCTTTTAAAATAATTAGACAGGAATATTCATTTTTTACAAAACGATTGCAATAAAAGAGAATATAACTGAAGAAAAAGGCAGCCAAGTAGCTGCCTTTTTCTTGTGATATCCAATATTTCTTCCGTGGAATTTATTTCTATCCAATTAGGTAAGTGCTTAAAAATCCGGCAAGGGCTACGATGCACATTAGGAGGAGAATAGAAATGTTCGGGAAGAGAGTGATCGTTCCGTAAAAAACGATAACGATAATCAAAGTGACCAAAACGGAAAAAAATAAACCTTTCCAGACCGGAACAACATTAATATATGAAGATATATACGCTATTAGAAAAATAATTAATAAAATGGCGATATCTCCAAAGATATTCTCTTCAGGCAGGATGAAGATCAGTGCGAACAACCCAAGCAGCAGGATGTTCTGGAATCCCTTGTGCTCCTTAATTCTCTCTATTAATTTCATTTAGTAATCACTCTCCCATTTAAAATATAGCACTCATAAATATTTTATAGCCTGTAGTTGGCAAAGAGCTACTTTTTAAAAAAACAGCCATTTTGCAAGGGAATTCTGAAACACCTTACATCAATTCCCGTCTAA
Encoded here:
- a CDS encoding DinB family protein, with product MGEVNELLEHWMRHRRVTQDLLNLIDNEHIHYKPWNDAFSLGALAIHIAVSSDMFVQGVKNGEFTFTSSSNEFETIDDIRNIVSEYTEKTKSTFKTLSDSDLGKQLDFNQFIASGKVWLTSMIDHEIHHKGQLFTYARLIGIEKLPFFTIQPPKQ
- a CDS encoding sensor domain-containing protein; this encodes MQPDLNNRSLFDVYKSLFDFNHDGCYALDLEGNFIIFNEEATSVTGYTPEEAMEMNFISIVHEDYIEGTIQHFERVIKGERERFETVILRKGTSERVNLMLTAVPIKVGEDILGVVGCAQDITEKKELEALLSGQNRILEMMAKGLPFQAVLDEIVLFIEGFTQGAYCSILLADEEGKKLQHGSSPHLPAVYNKAVDGIPIGPTIGSCGTAAYWRKTVVVTDIGSDPLWEDYRDLALSHDLKACWSSPVFDNDAKVIGTFGIYYCSESLPRDKDMEIIAKATDLTSLVIQHYRAKEKIDFMAYHDALTGLANRRLFDERAEKAIVETKVDRGEKTCLMFLDLDRFKYVNDSLGHSIGDRLLVLVSEKLKKCLGGGAFFSRQGGDEFTVLLEHTTREKAEALARTILIALEEPFVMDGTDIFITTSVGMSFYPEDGEDVDVLLSKADVAMYQAKKQGRNNYQVYDVLLDRKAFDRLQIENELRKALERDEFVLHYQPIVNLCKNEIKGAEALIRWKNDRIGLVSPDQFIPIAEETGLIIPIGEWVLKTALHQLKDWHAEGMEGLTISVNLSIRQFYQPNLISMIREAVESANVDPCFLTIEITESMTMDVEKASVILRELKKLGVNISIDDFGTGYSSLSYLKRFPIDHLKIDRCFVKDIAENKNDENIATTIILMAHNLGLSVIAEGVETEDQLMLLKQHRCNEAQGYHFSKPVPAEEFSKIKVPS
- a CDS encoding thioredoxin family protein, giving the protein MKTEQQYFEEGKSIQTYMNDMDKLKEESFAVYELFQLPADGFASKLKENQLHFLTITEDWCGDAMMINPVIRKLAEAADIEMRVALRDADTDLIDRHLTNGGRAIPIILIFNSQGDLLGKWGPRAPKVQQIVDEVRAALPPKEDSTFAEKQKEAFGSLTKRYTEDQVLWSYVYESFKEKILAILKSA
- a CDS encoding VOC family protein, producing the protein MKPRISVITLGVDNLERSLKFYKDGLGLPTEGIVGQEFEHGAVAFFNLQSGLKLAIWNRKNIAHDTSINQTLMSPTEFTIGHNVGSKEEVDRVMEQAGKAGAIITVPAHDTFWGGYSGYFQDPDGHLWEIVWNPEWEFTEED